A single region of the Pyricularia oryzae 70-15 chromosome 4, whole genome shotgun sequence genome encodes:
- a CDS encoding NADP-dependent leukotriene B4 12-hydroxydehydrogenase: protein MVASRSVISIRPTRNTSYHHHNFLHFTPLAPLAGEACQHQKKNKKKMASPRPTTTKQWILTNKPAGEPILSGPDATWQLKEVPLPPLEPGQILAKVKYFSNDTGLRNFIQSTVAADRFYVPTVPLGSPMRSGVIAEVVESASDKFKAGDMVMDFHLGVWGEHCILNADESQPLGPLPGGLSPTHYLGALGASGLAAYTGLYYAGKAKPGQTIVISAAAGATGTMAVQIAAKILGAGKVIGISSSEEKCKFVKSLGAHECLNYNSPTFKEDLIKATPDEVDLFFDNTGGEILDLMLTRVKKHGHVAVCGAVTMYNNEEPLKLKNWFEVISCRITIRGFIMLDYMDKVPAIMGELMGAIADGRLQLGDAETIIDASIEEQPKVWMRLFNGEDQQAKAGKLITRLN, encoded by the coding sequence ATGGTTGCAAGCCGATCTGTCATCTCGATTCGCCCAACACGGAATACCTCATACCATCATCATAATTTCTTGCATTTCACCCCCCTTGCACCACTCGCCGGAGAAGCTTGccaacaccaaaaaaaaaacaaaaaaaaaatggcatCACCAaggcccaccaccaccaagcaGTGGATCCTCACCAACAAACCGGCCGGTGAACCGATCTTGTCAGGCCCTGATGCTACCTGGCAACTGAAGGAGGTGCCGCTCCCTCCCCTGGAGCCTGGACAGATCCTGGCCAAGGTCAAATACTTCTCCAACGACACTGGTCTGAGGAACTTCATCCAGTCGACTGTGGCTGCGGACCGTTTCTATGTGCCCACCGTGCCTCTCGGCTCGCCGATGCGGTCAGGCGTCATCGCTGAGGTGGTCGAGTCCGCTTCGGACAAGTTCAAGGCCGGTGACATGGTGATGGACTTCCACCTGGGCGTCTGGGGTGAGCACTGCATCCTGAACGCAGACGAATCCCAGCCCCTGGGCCCGCTGCCCGGCGGTCTCTCCCCCACACATTACCTAGGTGCCCTTGGTGCCTCTGGCCTGGCCGCCTACACCGGTCTCTACTATGCTGGCAAGGCCAAGCCGGGGCAGACAATCGTCAtctcggcggcagcaggcgCCACCGGCACCATGGCCGTTCAGATCGCGGCCAAGATCCTCGGCGCCGGCAAGGTGATTGGTATCTCGTCGAGCGAGGAGAAGTGCAAGTTTGTCAAGTCGCTAGGTGCACACGAGTGCCTCAACTACAACTCGCCTACCTTCAAGGAGGACCTGATTAAGGCCACGCCCGACGAGGTTGACCTGTTCTTTGACAACACTGGAGGCGAGATCCTCGACCTGATGCTGACTCGGGTCAAGAAGCACGGCCACGTTGCTGTGTGCGGCGCCGTGACCATGTACAACAACGAGGAGCCGCTCAAGTTGAAGAACTGGTTCGAGGTCATTTCTTGCCGCATCACCATCCGAGGCTTCATCATGCTGGACTACATGGACAAGGTGCCAGCAATCATGGGTGAGCTCATGGGGGCCATCGCGGACGGAAGGTTGCAGCTGGGCGATGCCGAGACAATCATAGATGCTTCTATTGAAGAGCAACCCAAGGTGTGGATGAGGCTGTTCAACGGTGAAGACCAgcaggccaaggccggcaagTTGATTACCAGGCTGAACTAG
- a CDS encoding SH3 domain-containing protein, with the protein MMAVLSQSGSSPATSPAPISPSPTSSPTSNSNHPPLPPLITSPPSSAVAVAPPGRRTTLPRPMSYSARNRLSQYSTGSVPSRSRPPSHIFPIWPSSLPYTLVRDFAYPPVNPLHHGPPPELSLPPSGMTTPASEHQRRLSDPPASWVSRENGTWSEGFGKGGDLAPMHLGDGPPWSEDEDLQSPVVSSRHRKHHGHGRGKGGSRGGGAAGTGLLDPTTYDRERGYYMGTSGDGSERYYVNQGGEANGPGGEYVTYPPDQARNSAQGVYNVGDQQPRQYAEHDAGYRYGSDGSSSSPSSPDLRGEDQSRYSRDYQFTITSPDEEMHGKAVALFDFARENENELPLLEGQIIWVSYRHGQGWLVAMDPKTQESGLVPEEYVRLLRDIEGGMTSLTAATEEGAAPPATTTGTGTGSPNDAGTPTQTEHKPQQRNSFGHTPSASTSSTSANGYHQPIVSTFSTSSKDLDPYPQHLLGTQAGQTPPQVVHYHGQRGGSQANTPTLSFHHDVGIIRRGSIDHTSGKRVDTSGERLPGARMGDSLAEQKEESSEERRDRKSR; encoded by the coding sequence ATGATGGCTGTCTTGTCTCAAAGTGGCTCGTCCCCAGCAACGTCGCCAGCCCCCATCTCGCCATCGCCCACGTCGAGCCCGACCTCGAACTCGAATCACCCACCCCTGCCCCCACTGATTACATCGCCTCCGTCCAGCGCTGTTGCCGTCGCCCCGCCAGGCCGAAGAACAACTCTCCCGCGACCAATGTCCTACTCTGCGAGGAATAGGCTGTCGCAGTACTCGACGGGGTCCGTCCCGTCGCGGtcgcgaccgccgtcccACATATTTCCAATTTGGCCAAGCAGTCTGCCATACACGTTGGTCAGAGATTTTGCCTACCCGCCTGTCAATCCGCTGCACCATGGACCGCCTCCCGAACTGTCACTGCCGCCAAGTGGCATGACCACACCCGCAAGTGAGCACCAGAGACGCCTGTCAGATCCGCCTGCGAGCTGGGTCTCCCGGGAAAATGGCACCTGGAGCGAAGGTTTCGGCAAGGGTGGTGACCTCGCGCCGATGCACCTTGGCGACGGCCCGCCCTGGAGTGAGGACGAGGATTTACAAAGCCCGGTCGTCAGCTCGCGCCACCGCAAACACCACGGTCACGGCAGGGGCAAGGGTGGCTCACGGGGTGGTGGCGCTGCTGGAACAGGGTTATTGGACCCTACAACCTACGACCGAGAGAGGGGCTACTATATGGGCACGAGCGGCGACGGGAGCGAGAGGTATTATGTCAACCAGGGGGGAGAGGCCAACGGGCCCGGGGGAGAGTACGTTACGTACCCTCCAGACCAGGCGCGCAACTCGGCTCAGGGAGTTTATAATGTCGGGGACCAACAGCCGCGACAGTATGCGGAACACGATGCGGGCTACCGTTACGGGTCTGACGGATCCAGCAGCTCGCCGTCTTCACCGGATCTACGGGGCGAGGACCAGTCAAGGTATTCGCGGGATTACCAATTCACCATTACATCCCCAGACGAGGAGATGCATGGCAAGGCGGTTGCACTCTTTGATTTCGCCCGAGAAAATGAGAATGAGCTGCCACTGCTCGAAGGGCAGATTATATGGGTCAGTTATAGGCACGGCCAGGGTTGGCTGGTTGCTATGGACCCCAAGACTCAGGAGAGCGGGCTCGTGCCGGAGGAGTATGTGCGGTTATTGAGGGATATAGAGGGCGGCATGACGAGTCTGACTGCGGCTACAGAAGAGGGCGCTGCCCCGCCGGCCACAACAACGGGCACTGGAACGGGAAGTCCTAATGATGCAGGTACACCTACTCAGACAGAGCATAAGCCGCAGCAGCGGAACAGCTTTGGGCACACTCCCAGCGCCTCCACGTCCTCAACGTCAGCGAATGGGTACCACCAGCCCATTGTATCAACTTTCAGCACATCCAGCAAAGATTTGGACCCTTACCCTCAACATCTACTGGGGACGCAGGCCGGGCAGACGCCCCCTCAGGTCGTGCATTATCACGGACAACGGGGCGGGAGCCAGGCAAACACGCCGACTTTGAGTTTCCATCATGATGTTGGAATTATCAGACGTGGCAGCATCGACCATACCAGCGGGAAAAGGGTCGATACCAGTGGGGAGAGGCTACCAGGCGCCAGGATGGGTGATTCCTTAGCCGAGCAAAAAGAGGAAAGCAGTGAAGAGAGGAGAGATCGCAAGAGCCGGTGA
- a CDS encoding RNA polymerase II subunit A domain phosphatase SSU72: protein MEQPQTDAVGGLSQTNAAVEKPRDDGFKLKFCTVCASNQNRSMEAHLQLSKANYPVISFGTGSLVRLPGPTITQPNVYKFNSTSYDAMYKELEGKDRRLYTANGILNMLERNRNVKRGPERWQDWQIGIPRLEHASDRGSEGTEAGVVDIVFTCEERCWDAVVEDLHARGSPLNRPVHVINVDIKDNHEEAAVGGQGILDLANSLNRAAAEERDKIGAAGFDSGSAAARSGFDDRVADVLAEWQERWPNLPATWTLAWF from the exons ATGGAACAGCCGCAAACCGATGCGGTGGGCGGATTAAGCCAGACCAATGCCGCGGTTGAGAAGCCGCGCGACGATGGCTTCAAGCTGAAGTTCTGTACCGTCTGCGCAAGCAACCAGAACAG ATCGATGGAAGCTCATCTGCAACTCTCCAAGGCAAACTATCCAGTCATATCATTCGGCACCGGCTCCTTGGTCCGCCTGCCCGGCCCGACGATCACGCAGCCCAACGTCTACAAGTTTAACTCGACTTCGTACGACGCCATGTACAAGGAGCTCGAAGGCAAGGACCGCAGACTGTACACGGCCAACGGGATTCTCAACATGCTGGAGCGGAACCGTAACGTCAAGCGCGGGCCCGAGCGCTGGCAGGACTGGCAGATCGGGATCCCGCGGCTGGAACATGCCAGCGACAGGGGCAGTGAGGGGACCGAGGCTGGGGTTGTGGATATTGTCTTTACTTGTGAGGAGAGATGCTGGGATGCGGTGGTAGAGGACCTGCACGCGCGGGGATCGCCGCTGAACCGGCCAGTTCACGTCATCAACGTCGACATCAAGGATAACCACGAGGAGGCGGCCGTTGGAGGCCAGGGGATATTGGACCTTGCGAACTCCCTGAACAGGGCTGCGGCCGAGGAGAGGGACAAGATTGGCGCGGCTGGATTCGACAGCGGTAGTGCGGCTGCCAGGTCTGGTTTCGACGACAGGGTCGCTGATGTGTTGGCAGAGTGGCAGGAGAGGTGGCCGAATTTGCCTGCCACCTGGACATTGGCGTGGTTTTAA